The Alligator mississippiensis isolate rAllMis1 chromosome 11, rAllMis1, whole genome shotgun sequence genomic interval GCAAATTCTCTCTGGTTCAGGATGTTTCTGGTCCTAATTTTATGGAAGCTTTTCTTCAGGTGTTTAACCTGTACCAGTGCTAGTCAGGCCTCCTCACTCAGTATTTTACCCTGTTTGTCATTCAGCCAGTTCCTAGAAATTTTCTTTGGGGGGAAAATGTCCCTTAAAAGAGTGAGGTGTCATTTCCCGCTAAATAATATTCATGCTCATTAATTGAAATACCGATCTACAGTTTTTATCAAAAGCATTATAGAACTGATATTTCCTTATTGTATTTTATTAATAGTTTGGTAGAATTGAAATGATATGGTGCGGAGCTCTACCAAAATGAGAACAACTTCgtttcatttttttcatgaaaatattttttttatttttaagaagctTTAGTTATAatctttttactttttctttcttgttctgttctttttttaacAGCCCACAGCTGAACTCACTAGGCGGTACCTTTCATTGAGTCTATTTCAGTTTTGGCTGCTGGAGTTGCTGCATTTTGATATTCAGAAACAGCTGAGTGCCTGTCCTCTGAAAATGTCATGTTTTTAAGGGGTATTAATTTGAGCACTTGAAAAACCAAACACTAAAATGTGGAGCTGATGGAATAAAACTCTGTTAAAAGCATTCCTTTTACATGGCACTTTGGTTTTCAGATTTTCTATAGAAACGTTCTGGGCACATGTATTAGGGTTGGTTTTTTTAGAATTTGCTTGTTAAATGGTGACGTGTTTGGGACAGAGCATGTTTCCTCATGCCACTATGTGCAGTGCCTGCCTTGTCAAGTGCTTCTCCTCCTATTACTACTCATAACCTTAATAATGATAAACGTCACTGTTCATGGTGATGGAAAAGGAGAATGGCCAAAATGACTGAGCCACACTCAGTCATTGTTCAACGTTTTACCATGAGGTATTCCTGTGATATTCTTTTCCCATTGACATCAGTCAGACTCACAAGTAACAAGGTAGTATTAGGAGTGGGGCTACTATTTGGGTACTATTACCAGCATGGAGCACAGGAACTCCTTATTTGTCCTGCATCTGGGCAAAGAAAATAACATGCATGGATTTCCTGAATGCCATGGCTCCAATTAACTCACAGAAACCTAGCTAAGATGTCTCTGTAGAGCATAGCAGGTCAGGGATACACAACCTTTTCCAACTGAAAACCAGAATAATCTGCCCTTATAGGAGGTGGGTGGGTGCCAGGACCCGGGCAACACTGCCACTAATCTCCGCTCGCAGCACAAGTAGAATGCCCGTATTTGTCTTCATGGCAGCCTGGGGAGAGCACCTGAAGAAAGTGTCCCTCACCACCAAATGCCACCAATGCCCCACAATGCAGGCAACAGGATGAAAATGCCTGCTGTAGTCAATACCACAGCATAGGCATAATATGAATTAAAGCACTGTAATTCCATGTGCAGGTGGGACCTGGAGGTGGACATTGAAATGCTGGGCAAAGTTTAGAAAATCTTCAGCCTAAATAAAAACAGTTCCCAGGGAAGTGAAGTTATTGTCTCATCAAACATAATGTCTGGCATTTCTTTTACAGGAGAAGAAAACCTTGCAGCTGACTCTGTTGCCATTACTGTTATCCAGAAGGAAGTGTGTGCACAATCCCCAGGTCATGCTGTTTTTGTCCAGAGCTTCAGGCACAGCCACGTgaagaggaaatgaagagtgGGAACGAAACTTCTTCGGCAGACTTCATTCTGCTGGGACTCCTGAGCCAGACGAAAGTGCACATTTTCTCTCTGGCTCTGATCTTATTAGCTTTCATCACTGCTGTGTCTGGAAATGTTCTCCTCATACTTCTAATCAAAGTAGATTcctcccttcacacccccatgtactttttcctcagcCAACTGGCCTTCATAGACATCTGTGAGACTCTGATTGTTGTtcccaaaatggcagcaggcTTTCAGAGTGCAGGCAACCCCATTTCTCCAGTTGCCTGTGGGGCTCAGATTTTCCTCTCTCTGACTGTGGGTGTGTCGGAGTGCCTTCTTCTGGCAGTCATGGCTTATGACAGGTATGCAGCCATTTGCAACCCCTTGCAATACCCTATCCTCCTGAGCAGGAAAGTCTGCCTGGGCCTGACAAGTGGGGTCTGGATTGCAGCATCGGCAGATGCATTGATTCTGGCAGCTTCTACAATGCAGCTTTCCTACTGTGGCTCTAGAGAGATTAACCACTTTTTTtgtgaggtcccagccctgctcaaattGTCCTGCACTGACACATCCCAATATGAGACTCTGGTGTTCATGACTAGCGTTGTCCTTCTCCTCATCCCCTCTTCCATCATCATAGCCTCTTATGCTCGCATCCTAGCTACAGTCCTAAGGATGAATTCAACCAAACCGCGGAAAGCTCTGGCCACTTGTTCCTCCCATCTGACTGTAGTTGTCATATACTATGGGGCAGGCATCTTCATGTACCTGAGACCCACCTCCTACCACTCACCAGATCAAGACAAGATTGTGTCTCTATTTTACACTGTTGTCACCCCAGTACTAAAtccactcatctacagcctgagaaacaaggacgTCTTAGGTTCTCTAAGAAAGCTGTTTGGGAAATGCAGAGTCTTCCAACAAAATTTATAGAAGCTGTAGTTTACAACCTACTAAGTCTCATCAGCCTGAGAAGGATACTGGCACAGTTTTCTGGAATATTTAGAAGGAAGCTAAATTTTCTCAGTCACTTAAGAGCCAGTGCCCTACTGTGAATCAAAGGCTTTTGGACTCTATCACTTAAACAGTAAGAAACAAGTGTGAGCTAGGTTGCCCCACACTACCAGTTCACTAGTTTTCCCTGTTCCAGGAAATTTAAACAAATTATTGCATACAGTGCGCATGTCTAAATGAGATGCTgtactgtacagtagactaatctactgcacagtaaagaatCACTGTCTACCTGTGTGGGGTATATACTGTTCAATAAATTAGTATATACAGGCAGCAGTTCTGTGCAGTAGctaatacatttaaaatacatgTAGTACATTAACTGTGCATTAGTTTCTGTGTAGTAGTGCACACGTAGCCTCTTACCAGGatcaaatttgcttctggtcagcctagacagcagaggggcacagggGACAGGGGATTTCTTGTCCCTGCTCCTTGTGCTCTTCAGCTCACAGCTCCCCTCAGAAGCTGGAAGCCgaccagcaccaggactggggagctctctgccccctATCCTGGTTCCTGGCTCCCAGTGTGGAGGTGGCTGCTCTGGGGGGCAGATGGGGGCTGGGGTCCCAGCCACCGATTTCCCCCTGTAgctgccagctctgtgctgtgcagAATTGCTATGGGAGGATATTGGGCATACTGGGAACCCAAGCAGAGCAACTGCCAATGAGCCTTGTGCCCATCCATCCAGCAGGAAACCTGCCAGCACGTGCCCCACACCTAGGACAGCTTTCAGTGAACCTTCTGCTGGGCAGGAACGCCCTGCCTGGGAGGGGGCTCTCTGACACCTGTGTGTCCCAATGGGCATCAGGCGAAGAGAGCTCGTATAGATGTGCTCCTGGGGAAGGCTTACTGTatagtattttactgcacagtaagcctaagGTGAATTAATAGAACATATTGACATGCCCAATGAAGACTTGATAGGAGGCTGAAATTTCGTATTTCCCTTATGTTGACTCTTTGCATGTGGCCCACACCCTCCTACAGGAAATAGGTCAACTgccagggcaacaaaaatgatctggGGCCTGGGATccaagacttatgaagaaagtgCTGAAGACAGATAtttggtaggcctgtgcgaagtggctagtattcacttcggatttggtgaatctgggggacagtgattcaatttggtgattcgaatcacggtcctgaatcgattcggccgaatctgatttggagattctgccgctgctgaatcggctgaatctctgaattagacAGGCCCCCACCcaccgcctgctctcccagcccctccaacaCATGGCTTCCCTGTCCAGTCTCAGCTCCtcgctctttgaaaaaaaaaaagccctgtactcaccggCCCCTGCCAAGTGGGAGGGGGGTACAATCCCCACTAACCTGTGCtttgtgggggggctctgccacaagcctcccaacacccactcactctcccagcctccccaggactgctccacccactcctgctcccggttctttaaaaaacaaaaacaaagcggGGGctgaactcactggctcctgccaggcaggggggcatccccactgcctccaactgcccagtgctgcaggatgggggctctgccatgagtccccagaagccctgaggctgctacGGCAGCCTGTGAATTCAGGGCGTTTTTTTTTgaaagaaccgggagctggggcaggcagggcagccatggaggggtgggagctgggagagcgggcagggtcagggtgctcatggcagtgccccccatgcagcgtggggcagtgaggagcagcaaggatcaccccccacctggaaTCACGTGGTGAGCCCAGggctggtttttattttttatttttaagagtggggagctgaggctgggcggggcagccatgggggggggcgggggggtggagaACAGGCAGAGGATGATGGGGTTgctcatggggctggggggagcaggcagggcatgtggcctggcaggggtcaccccatggtcccctccccctccagcccctggtcccctgccccctacttaccggcacagagtccggttccagctccctgtggcagtgagtggggactgcctggaTCTTCAAAgcactctgaatcttttctgaatttattcagagagcttcaaattgattcagacctttttactggtctcctgatttgattcagatggGGAATTTCGGTTttccaaatcaggctgaatctcctccaaattgaatcagctcccaaagcttcacatagcccaaATATTTGGTTAGGGGTATTAGggctggagaagaaaagactgccagggggatttgataacactcttcaaatacctgaagggtgattcagAGAGATCGAAGTTGGTCTTTTCTCTGTGGCGATAAGGGAgaggaccaggagcaatggcctgcATAGACTCTCGTTGTTAAAAGTCTCACCagaaatcttttttccttttttgttttgtttggggttttttttgttatttcttcACTTCTAGGCCTCTTCAACATACATTTTTTCCTGGAAAGTTTATCTAAGGAGCCAGTTACTACAGTTTATATTGATGCTGTATGCAATTTTATCACTTCTTAGGAGCTATTAAAAAAATCTAACCTAGGTCACAATGGAGGGACTTTTATTAGTGCTCGAGTGACGGCAAAGTACTTCTGTGGGTCATCATTTTTTATGGGACCAAGTGCATGGTTGGGATacacaagctttcaaattcaGTGTGTTCTTCTGCGAGTCGGGAGTTTTTTGTTCCTAACACAAGAAATTTGCTCCATGCTGTTTTATCCTAAGTATGAGAATTTTTTCTAAGTGTGCTCTTAGGCCTTCTCTCTCTAAACTGTCATTGACAGTTACAGGGGAAAGGTTTCTTCCCCACTCCACCTCCAGCATATCTCTGCACTTTgtataggtgaggctctgttaaAACCACCAGCCTAAGTCTGTGTTGAGTGGCAGAATTTAAACAGATTTTTCAAAGTGCTAAGGAGAGCTACAGATGCCCTCTCGTACATATTAGACTAATGTACAAACAGTCTCAGATCAAGCACCTGATTCTGTGGTCTGCAATCAAGGACTAGATTCCACTCATTTGTGTGAATCAGGTCCGAGGCCTATGGTTCTTCTACCATAATTTGCATCCTACAAATGATGAGAGGCAAATCTAACTAGGGCACATGTTCCTTTGTCCTTTCTTTGTTCCGGACTGTCTGTGTGAGAGGATGTGTTGCACTCGAATGTTTGAGGAATTGATGTTCTTGACGGAGAAACATCATGTCGAGTGAGTCAGAACCCAGAAGTCTCATTGCACTAGAAAATCCAGCAGTGAGAGATCTGGTATTCTGTATTTAAACGAACTATTTCCATACAATATGTcccaaattaaaacagaagtaacaaacaaagaaaaataaaaaacaaaacaaaacaaaactacccCTAGAATTTCATTTAAGAAAGCCTGAAACATGTTGTCTTTTGTCCTTCCTGAAATGCTTTGTTCTTTCCCATGTCAAGACAGAGGTTGCCAGGAAATTTCCCTGAGCAGAACTTTGCAGAGTTTTCATACACCTGAATGGAGGAAGGTCTGCCAGAGCACCTGATGGGACTGAAAGTGCAACTTAATTAAGGACTTTGGACAAGAGTCCCCAAAGTGTGGGAATGTTTATGTATGTTGCTCCCCTTAGATTTCACGGCTATTGCTGAAGAGGTGACATAATGCCCTCAAATCTTGACTTGGCCTTTAAAAGGCTGTGTTTTTATGACACTTGCTCCCTTCTCTCTGCTAGCTAATTTACTCATTTAAATGAAGAAGCACAATAAAAAGCCAGAGTTACACTGTCCCTTTCTTTAATGTAGATGGTCCTTGTTTAAGGCTGATTTCAGACTGTTTTTATATATTgcccatgttgcattttttcaaccCATATAAAAGTATTTTTTCAGTCTCTGGGCACTAATTGTTATCACATTATTTTGATTTTGAAGCTTAAATGGAGTTCATGCCTGAggcattttaaagaaatttattTCTTATGAAAACTACTCCTGCCCCATACTAAAGAAACGCCATGCCTACGACCATCAgttctttaattttaaaagtaaaagtagTGAGAAAAGTAGTTCATATAGATTGCTAATGTACTTTCTTTAGAGCCAGTAACACATGATTTCCTGTAAAGGTACACATACCAATGGGATGGGAAAAGGAAAGGATTCTGGGAATATAATAGCATAGAAGAGATTAGCTATGTAAAGATTTGGGGTATGGGAGcttctttttaaatgaatgacAGTATTTTTTGCAAGAGATCAAAATCTCTTTGTATAAATTTCTTACTGAAGTGGTCacagaaagaaataaaacagatCAAGGTAAGTAATTACTATTTTCTTCCTATCCTATTTTATACAGGAGAAGATTCTTTAAACCAGATCTTTCTTTATTACAAACAGTACCATATGTCTCCTTAATGAATCCCATGTGATAATCAGAGAAGTGGCATAGTTATGTTTCACAAAATGTATTTCAAGTATTACAATTCAATAATGCCATTTTACCTTTAATCCTAATTATTGTAAATTGACTAGTATTATTAAcaataaaatatgttttatttttttttttataaacaaatgTACTGCAATGTGCTTTTTGATGTGGACATAATTAATTTAAACAGGTTATTCCTGTCAGCGTAGCTACATAGGTTGATGAACTTCCAAGGAACCTGAGGAGCAGGAAATGTTTGAGAAGAAGGGGTAAAAGTCAGgctgtcctggactcccattCCAAATTCCCTGTTCACTTTAGCAGGTCCAGGATTTCCCCCAAGCCACTTATAGGGCTATTAAAAATGTCAGATGCAGAGAGATTTAGTCTAACATAGCATATCACATATGATCCATGTGGTATAGCATAACATATATGTGTAATAACATATAAAATATTTCCATCGTAATGCATTTGAAACCTACACAAAGAAGGGCTGCTTTTGAGAGCTGCTTCACAATCCTGTATCTCACAGTTACTTCGGGGTCTGCGCTCTCTCAAAGAGAAAACTGAAGTGCCACTTTTTCTAGACTTTCTCTTTTCCCTAGCTTTGCATGTGAGGGGCTAAATCCTAGTTATCTTTCTGTAGCTACATGGTATGTACAAAGTTTGGTGGTTATAGAGCTCTAGGGTTTCTAGTTCACTCTGCCAGAAGGAAAACATCGAGGCCGaggactgcagagccccagggagatTTTGGAGATCAAGGATGGTTTGACAAGCTGAGTCCAGGAAAACCACacattagaggaaaaaaaaaaaggcaaagacatCTTAATAGCCAATCTAATATTGGAATACAAACCACTGACAATTGCTAAGACAATACCGATAAAGCATAGTGAgctgctgatttaaaagaaatatccACTCATTGAAGAGAGTCACACAATCATTagtacagaaagaaagaaatcttttaGATTCAGGTCTTAATGATCTTGAATGTGTGGGCAGCCTTCTGGGCAAAATAACTTCTTACCAAGGCTCCAGAGACAAGGTTTCAAAGAAGCACTGATCTTGGTTCACCTGCAGAGGGGTAATACAGCAAGGATCAGGGCTCCTGCCCAAACCTGGGATCTTTATCAACAGTTTTTAGttgattttaaaaagcttttgagATGATCACAAATCAGGCTATCAGATTTTAAAACTTCTTATCATGCAAATTCTTCATTAGGATATAATTATTACATCTAATATGGTGCTCAGGTATGTCTCATTGGTTTCTTAGGGCATAGACACATTTTAGTTGACAGTATAAAGCTAGCTCTCTGGCAAAACCAGATCTCACCAGTATAAAACGAAAAGGTTGGCTGGGTGAATGTTAATTTGTCAGGGATAGCTAGACATCACCTGTGACGGAGTACATGGGTCTGTAAAGTCAGGGAAGGGCATAGCAAGGTCTTTCTCACTGTTTCACACCATGGGTGTTATCTCACCAGTTAATCCAGCAGTGCCATCACTGCAGAAATAGAGAATTCAGTGAGATTGGGGATTTTATCTAATAGGAAGAAGCAAACTCCCTCTGGTTCACGGAGGCGTTTCTGTTCCTAATTTTATAGAAGCTTTTCTTCAGCTATTTTACCTGTACCACTCCAAGTCTAGCCCCCTCACAAAGTATTTTGCACTGTGTGTAATTCAGCCAGTTACTAGAAACTTTCTGAATTATTTCATTTGGGGGGAAAATGTCCCTTAAAAGAGTGAAATGTCcttttccaataaaaaatatccacACACATTAATTGAAATACTGATTGACAGTTTTTTTACCAAAAGCATTTTCGAACTGACATTTCttcttaattatattttataagtGATTTAGTAGAATTGAAATGATATGGCACAGAGCTGAACCAAAATGAGAataattttatttcacttttttcatgaaaattattatttattttcaaacagCTTTGGTTGTATTCTTttctacttttttctttctttttcttttcttaagagCCTACAACTGGAGGCGATACCTTTCATCGAGTCTATTTCAGTTTTGGCTGCTGGAGTTGCTGTATTTTAGTATCCAGAAACAACTGAGAGCCTGTCCTATGAATTGCACATATTTTTAAGGAGTATCAATTCAAGCACTGGAAACACCGAACACTAAAAATGTAGAGCTGATGGAAAAAAATTCTGTTCAAAACATTCTTTTTAACCAGTACTTTGGTTTTCAGAATCGCtatcggcagacaaggttccttgctGGCCTCTGGCGTCTCTTGTATTCCATCcaagagcacagaacaactgcagacTTCCTCCGCCTGCAGAAGGGTGTTTGcccggaaagcttgcaaagaagaatttttccaactattttagttggtctaataaaaaatatcagatttacccaaagaaccttgtctgtctatgtccctAGACCAACCTGGCTACAGCCTATACCCCAGATTTTCTATAGAAACTTTCCTGGGAGCAggtattggggtttttttagaacTTGTTTATTAAATACTAAGGCATTTGGGACAGAGAATATCTACTCATACTCCTACATGCAGTTCCTGCTTTGTCAATTGTtccttctcctattactactaataATGTTAATAATGATGAATGTCAATGTAGATGGTGATGGAAAAGGAGAGTGGCCAGAATGACTGACCCACATACAATCATTGTGCAATCTTTTGCCATGAGGTGGTTCTGTGAGATTATTTCTCATTGACATCAGTTAGACTCACAAGTAACAAGGTAGTATTAGGAGTGTGGCTACTATTTGGGTACTATTACCAGCATGGAGCACAGGAACTCATTATTTGTCCTTCACCTGGCAGGGAAAATAGCATGCACAGACTTCCTCAATGCCATGGCTCCAATTAACTCATTGAAACCCAGATAAAATGTCTCTGTAGAGCATAGTAGTTCAGGGATAGGCAACCTTTTCCAACTACAAACCAGAATAATCTGGCTTTATTGGAGGTGGGTGGGTGCTAGCACCTGTCCAACACTGTTACTAGTCTCTTCTCGTGGCACAAGTAGAAGTCCTACAGCTGGAGTTACTTCTCATAGCAGCCTAGGGGCAGCACCTGCAGAAAGTGTGTCCCCACTGACAAATGCCCCCAAACCTCTGGGCCAAATTCAAAGGTTATGCAGGCTGTAGATTGCTAATTCCTTCTGTAGTCAATTCTGTACCTGCAGCATAGATGTACCATGACTTAAACCACTGGAACTCCACACATAGCTagggcctgcagctgcatgtACTAACGCTAGGCTACTTTCAGAAACCTCTAGCCTAATTAAAGACTATTCACAGGAAAGTGAAGTTATTGTCTCATGAACCATAATGTCTGGCATTTCTTCCACAGGAGAAAACATGCCAGCTGCCTCAGGTGCCGTTATTTTGTGCATAGGAGTGCCACAGGGAAAGTGTGTGCATATTCCACCAGGCACTTGGTTGTTGTCCAGGGCTTCAGGCACAGCCACATgaagaggaaatgaagagtgGGAACGAAACTTCTTCGGCAGACTTCATTCTGCTGGGACTCCTGAGCCAGACCAAAGTGCACAAGTTCTCCCTGGCCATAATCTTATTAGCCTTCATCATTGCCTTGTCTGGGAATGCTCTCCTCATATGTCTAATCAAagtggattcctcccttcacacccccatgtactttttcctaagTCAATTGGCCTTCATGGACATCTGTCAGACTCTGATTGTTGTTCCCAAAAtggcagcagacttcctgaccccaggcaaccccatttctgcagctggctgtggggttcAGATTTTCCTCTCCTTGACAATGGGTGGAGCAGAGTGCGTCCTTCTGGCAGTCATGGCTTATGACAGGTATGTAGCCATTTGCAATCCCTTGCAATACCCAGTCCTCCTGAGCAGGAAAGTCTGCCTGGGCCTGACAAATGGGGTCTGGATCGCAGCATCTGCAGATGCCTTGATTCTTGCAGCTTCTACAATGCACCTTTCCTACTGTGGCTCTAAAGAGATTAACCACTTCTTTtgtgaggtcccagccctgctcaaattgtcctgctctgacacatccCAATATGAGACTCTGCTGTTTGTGACTAGCGTTGTCCTTCTCCTCATCCCCTCTTCCATCATCCTAGCCTCTTATGCTTGCATCCTTGCTGCAGTCCTAAGGATGAATTCAACCAaacagcagaaagctctggccacTTGTTCCTCCCATCTGACTGTGGTGGGCATGTTCTATGGGGCTGCCATCATCATGTACACGAGACCCACCTCCTACCACTCCCCAGAGCAAGACAAGATTGTGGCTCTGTTTTACACCATTGTGCCCCCAGTACTCAATCCACTCACCTAtagcctgagaaacagggatgtcttAAGAGCCCTAAGAAAGCTGTTTGGAAAATGCAGAGTCTTCCAACAAAATTGACAGCAGCTGTAGTTTACTTTATGCTATGTGTGATTAAACTAAGAAGGCTACTGGCATGGTTTTCTTGAACATTTAGAAGGAAGCTAAAATTTTCTCAGTCACTTAAGCCAGTGCCCTATTGAGTTTCTCAGCTAGTGCCCTACAGAGAATCAAAGTCTTTTGCACTCTATCACTTAAACCCTATAAGGAAGGCATGAGAAAATCCCCTCCACTCAGTCAGTTCACTAGTATTTCCTTGTTGcaggaaattttaaaaaaattactgtaTACACTGAGCATATATAGACTAATCTACTAATGACCTGCTCAAAGGATTTAGGCCTTGTTGGCACTCCTTTAGCCATATGGCCTGCCTTACCACATTGATAACACCCCACCACATGTGATGTTACCTTCGGTGGTTCTTGTTTTCTATTTTCCACTCTTGGCTACTCATGCTAGGTGGTGTGAGGCCTCTACTTTGGCCTCTGTCACATTTTGATACTGCGGTAGTGTC includes:
- the LOC132243866 gene encoding olfactory receptor 2T27-like encodes the protein MKSGNETSSADFILLGLLSQTKVHIFSLALILLAFITAVSGNVLLILLIKVDSSLHTPMYFFLSQLAFIDICETLIVVPKMAAGFQSAGNPISPVACGAQIFLSLTVGVSECLLLAVMAYDRYAAICNPLQYPILLSRKVCLGLTSGVWIAASADALILAASTMQLSYCGSREINHFFCEVPALLKLSCTDTSQYETLVFMTSVVLLLIPSSIIIASYARILATVLRMNSTKPRKALATCSSHLTVVVIYYGAGIFMYLRPTSYHSPDQDKIVSLFYTVVTPVLNPLIYSLRNKDVLGSLRKLFGKCRVFQQNL
- the LOC132243867 gene encoding olfactory receptor 2V1-like; protein product: MKSGNETSSADFILLGLLSQTKVHKFSLAIILLAFIIALSGNALLICLIKVDSSLHTPMYFFLSQLAFMDICQTLIVVPKMAADFLTPGNPISAAGCGVQIFLSLTMGGAECVLLAVMAYDRYVAICNPLQYPVLLSRKVCLGLTNGVWIAASADALILAASTMHLSYCGSKEINHFFCEVPALLKLSCSDTSQYETLLFVTSVVLLLIPSSIILASYACILAAVLRMNSTKQQKALATCSSHLTVVGMFYGAAIIMYTRPTSYHSPEQDKIVALFYTIVPPVLNPLTYSLRNRDVLRALRKLFGKCRVFQQN